The genomic DNA GCGCGAGGTCGTCGAACCGCTCGGCCTGTCCGAGGCCTCCTTCATGGGCCCCGACGGCTCCGCCGAGGACGTGCAGGCCGCCTGCGAGGCGTACGACAAGGCGCTCGCCGCAGCCGGCGGGGTGGACCTGCAGCTGCTCGGCATCGGCACCGACGGTCACATCGGCTTCAACGAACCGTGCTCCTCGCTCGCGTCCCGCACCCGGATCAAGACGTTGACCGAGCAGACCCGGATCGACAACGCGCGCTTCTTCGACAACGACATCAGCCAGGTGCCGCACCATGTCATCACCCAGGGCATAGGCACCATTCTGGAATCCCGCCACCCGATCCTGCTGGCCACGGGCGAGGGCAAGGCCGACGCGGTGGCGCAGACGGTCGAGGGGCCGGTGGCGTCGTTCGTCCCGGCGTCGGCGCTGCAGCTGCATCCGCACGCGACGGTGGTGGTGGACGAGGCGGCGGCATCGAAGCTGAAGCTGGCCGACTACTTCCGCGCCACGTACGCGGCGAAGCCGCGGTGGCAGGGGATCTAAGGTCTTTCGTTCGGATCAGGCGAGCCCAGCCCGGCTCCAGGTCTCCGGACACGGAAGGGCCGGGGCACCGTGGCGGTGTCCCGGCCCTTCCGTGTTGCTCGAACGCCGGACGAGCTCGGCTCAGTCGTCGGACGCCGTCGGGTGGGGTGCTCCCGTGATGACTTCCGCGGCCGCGACGCCACAGACCCGTGCGGCTCCGTGGGTCGCCATGTACAGCGCTCCCCGCGGCTCCGCCTGCGGCACGCCCATCTCGACCACCACCGTGTCGGGGCGCTCCGCCAGCAGCGTGGTGAGTGCCTCGCGCATCCACGCGTGCCGGTGGGCGTCACGGACGACCGCGACGATGCGCCGATCCCCCGCAGCCCGCATCACCGCGGCCGCCGGCTCCTCGGTCTCGCCGCTGTACGTGTCGGTCGCGGTGCCGGGCAGGACCCGGGCCAGTTCGGCCGCGACGCCCCACGGGGTCTCGTCACCGACCGCGATGTTCGCGACGGGGGTGAACGCGGCCACGTACGCGGGTTCGGTGAGCGGCTCGGCGGTGCCGGTCAGCTGCAGCGCGCGACGCGCGGCGACCAGGCCGATGTCGGACGCGATACCGGTGCCGGGCGCGGTCCCCTCCTGCGTTGCCGCGCCCGGCTCCGGGACAGCCCCCCGGGCCCGCTGCGTCCAGGACGCGAGGGCACGTACCCGTGCCGCCGCGTCGGCCAGCCGCTCCTCGGGCAGTTCGCCGGTCCGTACCGCCGCGACCAGCGCGTCGCGCAGCCGCAGCACGGTGGCCTCGTCCTCCAGCCCGCCGCCGACACAGATGGCGTCGGCGCCCGCGGCGATCGCGAGGACGGAGCCGCGCTCGATTCCGTACGTCGCGGAGATGGCCTGCATCTCCATGCCGTCGGTGACGATCAGACCGTCGTAGCCCAACTCGTTGCGCAGCAGGCCCGTGAGGATCTGCGGGCTCAGGGTTGCCGGGCGGTCCGGGTCGAGCGCGGGCAGCAGGATATGCGCGCTCATCACCGATTTGGAACCCGCTGCGATCGCCGCCCGGAAAGGCACCAGCTCACGGGCGTGAAGGGTGTCGAGATCCACATCGATGCGGGGCAGCGCATGGTGCGAGTCGACGGCGGTGTCGCCATGCCCCGGGAAGTGCTTGGTGCAGGCGGCGACCCCGGCGGCCTGGAGGCCCTCGATGTACGCGGCGGTGTGCCGGGCGACGAGGTGCGGGTCGGCTCCGAACGACCGTACGCCGATGACCGGGTTGTCCGGGTTCGAGTTGACGTCGGCTGACGGCGCCCAGTTGAGGTTGACGCCGCACTCGGCGAGCCGTCGGCCGAGCTCCTGAGCGACCGCACGGGTCAGCTCCAGGTCGTCGACGGCCCCGAGGGCGAGGTTGCCGGGGAAGGACGAGCCATGACGCACCTCCAGTCGGGTGACATCACCGCCCTCCTCGTCGATCGCGACGAGCACGTCGTCCCGCTCGGCCCTGAGGCGGGCGGTGAGCGCGGCAAGCTGTTCCGGCGTCTCGATGTTGCGGCCGAACAGGCCGACGGAGGAGAGGCCTTCGCCGACGCGGCGCAGCAGCCAGTCGGGGGCGGTGGTACCGCTGAACCCGGGCTGCAGGACGGCGAGGGCGTCGCGCGTGACGGTGTCCGTGGTGGAGGTGAAGGTGGTCATGGGCCGGCGTTATCCCTTCACTGCGCCGTCGGTAAGACCGCTGACGGCCTTGCGCTGCAAGTAGATGAAGAGGACCAGGATCGGTACGGCGAAGAGCGAGGAGGCGGCCATGGTCGCCCCCCAGTCGTCACCGAACGCGGTCTGGAACTGGGAGAGCCAGAGCGGCAGGGTCTGCGACTCGATGTCCTTGTTGAGGATGAGGACGAGCGGGAATTCGTTCCATGCGGTGATGAAGCCGAAGAGCGAGGTGGCCATCAGGCCGGGGCCGAGGAGCGGCAGGATCACCTTCATGAAGGCCTGCGGGCGGGTGCAGCCGTCGACCATCGCGGACTCCTCCAGCTCCCTCGGCACCGAGGCGACGTAGCCGCGCAGCGTCAGGATGGTGAAGGGCAGGACCATCATCATGTAGAAGATCGTCAGCGGGACCAGGCTGTTCAGCATGTCCGCGTCGCGGACCAGCATGTAGATCGCGATGACCATGACTTCCCACGGCGCCATCTGCGCGATCATGAAGGTCAGCAGGATGCCGCGGCGGCCCTTGAAACGCATGCGCGCCATCGCGAAGGACGCCAGCAGTGCGATCAGCAGCGAGGCGGCCACGGAGAGCACGGTGACGGTGAACGAGTTGCGGACCAGGGTCCAGAAGTGGTCGGCCGCGACGGCCTTCCGGAAGTGCTCGAAGGTGATGTCGGTGGGGAACCACACCGGGGTGTCGGTGATGATGTCGCCGGTCGGCTTGAAGGCCGTGCTGAACATCCAGTAGACGGGGAAGGCGAAGCCGATGAAGAGGACGACTGCCGTCGCGTTGGGCCAGATCCGGCCGATCAGTGAGCGCCTCACAGCTCGTCCTCCTCTTGCTTGAGTACGGTGCGCAGGTAGTAGCCGGTCATCACCAGCAGGACGATGATCGTCAGGAACGAGATGGCCGAACCCTTGCCGAAGTGCTGGTTGCCGACACCTTCGACGAAGGCGTAGACGGGCAGGGTCTCGGTGAGCCGGTCCGGGCCGCCGCCGTTGATCGCGAAGAGCTGGGCGAAGGACTTGAAGACCCAGATGACTTCGAGGAACGTCGTGGCCAGCAGGAACGGCTTGAGGAACGGGAGCGTCACCGAGGTGAAGCTCTTCCAGCTACCGGCGCCGTCGAGCGACGCGGCCTCGTACAGCTCCTTGGGGATCGTGGTCGACGCGGCGTACAGGTTGATCGCCACGAACGGGATGGACATCCAGACGATCACCAGGGTGACCAGCGAGAAGGTGGAGAACTGGGTGCTCGTCCAGTTGTAGTCGGCCATGGAGTGCCAGCCGAGACTGTCGAGCACATAGTTGACGACACCGAAGCGCTGGGCGAACAGCCACTGGTAGACCGTGGTCGCGGCGATGAGCGGCATGGCCCAGGCGAGCACGAGGCCCAGCATGAGCAGCAGCCGCATCTTCTTGCCGAGGCGCGCGAGCAACAGGCCGATCAGGGTCCCGAGCACCATGATCAGGACGACGTTGGCGGCGGTGAAGAAGATCGAACGCTCGACGACCTTCCAGAACTCCGAGCTGCCGAGGACTTCGGTGTAGTTGTCGAAGCCGTTCCACTCGGTCAGGTGGAGGATCAGCTGGCGCGGGTTGAGGTTCTGGAACGACAGCATGCCGTTCTTGACCAGCGGATAGCCCAGGAGCACCGCTGTGGCGAGCAGTGCGGGCAGGAGGAGCAGGTACGGGGCCGGGCCACCGACCCGCTTCTTGCTCGATGCGGCAGGGCCGCCGGGAGGCGCGTCATCCTTGCGGACGCCGGCTGCCGGGACCGAGTCCACTTGTTCGGTCTGCACTGACATGCTCGCCATCTCTTCTCGGGCCGTACGGTCGAGTCACGCGGGAGCGCCGGGGGGCGGTCGTTGCCCGCCCCCCGGCGCGTGCGATCAGCTCGTCTGCGAGAGACGCTTGTTGATCTCCGACTCGACGGCCTTGGCGGCGTCGGCCGGGGACTTGCCGTTCAGAACCGCGGTCATGTAGCTCTTGATCGGGTTCGGCGCGTTCTCGACAGCGGCCCACTCGGGGATGAGCGGGGTGGTGCCACCGCCGACGGCGGCCGGGGCCGCGGCCTCGGCGGCGCCGTTGCCGGTCAGGTTGGAGTTGAGCGACTCCTTGTTCGGGATGACGCCGTTCTCCTTGGCCAGCTGGCCCTCGAACTGGTCGGACAGGGCGAGCTTCAGGAACTCCTTGGCGAGGTCCTGCTTCTTGCTGCCCGCGGCGACCGCGAAGTTGGAGCCACCGAGGAAGACACCCTCGGGCTTGTCGGCGGTCTCACCCGGGATGGTGAAGTAGCCGATGTCGCCCTCGATCTTCTTGTTGGCCGCGATGGCCGTGCCGGCCTCCCAGCCCATGCCGATGAAGGCGCCGACGTTGCCCTTGGCGAAGACCTCGGCCTGCTGCGGGGTCGCCTCGTCCTTGTCCTTGGGGGCCTTCGAGTAGGACTGGTACTTCTTGTAGAGCTCCATGGCCGCGGCGACCTTGGGGTCGGAGAGGTTGGAGACGTACTTGTCGCCTTCCTTCTTCACGAGGT from Streptomyces sp. NBC_01707 includes the following:
- the nagB gene encoding glucosamine-6-phosphate deaminase; amino-acid sequence: MEVVIVPDAKAGGELIAGAIGALLSRKPDALLGVATGSTPLPIYQALTAKVRSGEVDASRARICQLDEYVGLPAGHPESYRSVVLREVVEPLGLSEASFMGPDGSAEDVQAACEAYDKALAAAGGVDLQLLGIGTDGHIGFNEPCSSLASRTRIKTLTEQTRIDNARFFDNDISQVPHHVITQGIGTILESRHPILLATGEGKADAVAQTVEGPVASFVPASALQLHPHATVVVDEAAASKLKLADYFRATYAAKPRWQGI
- a CDS encoding glycoside hydrolase family 3 protein, with translation MTTFTSTTDTVTRDALAVLQPGFSGTTAPDWLLRRVGEGLSSVGLFGRNIETPEQLAALTARLRAERDDVLVAIDEEGGDVTRLEVRHGSSFPGNLALGAVDDLELTRAVAQELGRRLAECGVNLNWAPSADVNSNPDNPVIGVRSFGADPHLVARHTAAYIEGLQAAGVAACTKHFPGHGDTAVDSHHALPRIDVDLDTLHARELVPFRAAIAAGSKSVMSAHILLPALDPDRPATLSPQILTGLLRNELGYDGLIVTDGMEMQAISATYGIERGSVLAIAAGADAICVGGGLEDEATVLRLRDALVAAVRTGELPEERLADAAARVRALASWTQRARGAVPEPGAATQEGTAPGTGIASDIGLVAARRALQLTGTAEPLTEPAYVAAFTPVANIAVGDETPWGVAAELARVLPGTATDTYSGETEEPAAAVMRAAGDRRIVAVVRDAHRHAWMREALTTLLAERPDTVVVEMGVPQAEPRGALYMATHGAARVCGVAAAEVITGAPHPTASDD
- a CDS encoding carbohydrate ABC transporter permease, whose translation is MRRSLIGRIWPNATAVVLFIGFAFPVYWMFSTAFKPTGDIITDTPVWFPTDITFEHFRKAVAADHFWTLVRNSFTVTVLSVAASLLIALLASFAMARMRFKGRRGILLTFMIAQMAPWEVMVIAIYMLVRDADMLNSLVPLTIFYMMMVLPFTILTLRGYVASVPRELEESAMVDGCTRPQAFMKVILPLLGPGLMATSLFGFITAWNEFPLVLILNKDIESQTLPLWLSQFQTAFGDDWGATMAASSLFAVPILVLFIYLQRKAVSGLTDGAVKG
- a CDS encoding carbohydrate ABC transporter permease; this translates as MSVQTEQVDSVPAAGVRKDDAPPGGPAASSKKRVGGPAPYLLLLPALLATAVLLGYPLVKNGMLSFQNLNPRQLILHLTEWNGFDNYTEVLGSSEFWKVVERSIFFTAANVVLIMVLGTLIGLLLARLGKKMRLLLMLGLVLAWAMPLIAATTVYQWLFAQRFGVVNYVLDSLGWHSMADYNWTSTQFSTFSLVTLVIVWMSIPFVAINLYAASTTIPKELYEAASLDGAGSWKSFTSVTLPFLKPFLLATTFLEVIWVFKSFAQLFAINGGGPDRLTETLPVYAFVEGVGNQHFGKGSAISFLTIIVLLVMTGYYLRTVLKQEEDEL
- a CDS encoding extracellular solute-binding protein; translated protein: MKRGLIAAIGVVALMAGATACGSDDGKGDSGKKTGPDSYKGQTLTVWAMDGSTPPGWTKDLTAAFKKKTGATLKFQTQKWDGIQQKITTALSESTPPDVIEVGNTQTPAYAATGGLADLSDLKQEIGGDWVDALNKSSVFDGKQYAAPWYFANRVVIYNKKVWADAGIKDTPKTRDDFFKDLDAIKKKGKAEPIYMPGQNWYFFDGLTIGQGADLVKKEGDKYVSNLSDPKVAAAMELYKKYQSYSKAPKDKDEATPQQAEVFAKGNVGAFIGMGWEAGTAIAANKKIEGDIGYFTIPGETADKPEGVFLGGSNFAVAAGSKKQDLAKEFLKLALSDQFEGQLAKENGVIPNKESLNSNLTGNGAAEAAAPAAVGGGTTPLIPEWAAVENAPNPIKSYMTAVLNGKSPADAAKAVESEINKRLSQTS